GACTTCAGTCCCTGTTTCGGACAGAAAAGTAAAACTGTCATCTGATAAAATTACGAAATGGCTTCTAAAGATCTCTTTCCAGTTATCATCATCTGGAAATATTATTTCGGAGATCTTATCGGCCCAGTTATCTGCAGTATTATTTACAAAGTCGAGATCTTCAAGGAATATTTTACCATTAGATACAATTGACGAATTTGTAGTGCATAATGCAAATTCTGATCCACTTTGCTCGTTAAGCACAGGTACTTTGGGCACTTCCGGAAGACCTTCATATCCTGATGCTTCGAGATCCCGTTTGAGCCTTGCCAAAACAAGAGGACATGTAACATATGCAAAGGTTCCATAAAGGCTTCGCAGCGGCATACAAACAATATGAGCGTCGGTTAGTACGAGTGCACCTGCAAATGAATCGCCGTTTTCATCGTCTGGTTTCCCAAAGACTGCATTGATATCTTTTTTGTACTTTTCATTTTCTCCGAAGTGATCTCTCATCACTCCCTTTACTGCCGAACCCGGGACAAGAGGCCAGTTTGTAACCTTTTCACGCATGATCGGCATATCAACGAAGCCGACCTCTTTTCCTGCTCCTACATGAAGCGGTGTGATTGTCTGTATCCAGTACATTTTTGTATTGTTTGACATTTTTATCATCTCAGTTTCATTTCATCATTTCATTTTGTCGTCAGCATTCCATACTCCCCAAAGGGCAAGACCGAAGCCGTCTGTGCTGTAATTTTGATCGTCTATGGTGTCGCTCACCGGACGGAGCCAAAGTTTCTCTGCAATATCTTTTGGATCTCCGGTTGTTACTTCAAAGAAGTACACGGAGCCTGCCGGGACAAGACGCCGTATTGGTTTTGGTCCTTTCTTTTGAAGATCCCAGCCTGAAAGCGGTTTCCAGCGGCCTACACATGCCGATTTCAGTGTTAAAGTGAATTTTTGCTCAATATTTTCAGGTAGTCCCGGTGGTGTACCGCAGAGTGTTTCTTTGTCCAGCCAGCCCGGCAGCCATCCGTTTGAAAAGACCGCAGGTGTTGCAAGGATCATCCTGGCATATTTTTTACCTTCAAGAGCACCGGTGATCTCACCCGGACACTCCCATCCCGGATCTCTTCCGGATTCCCAAAAGGCAAGGCGTCGTTCACCTCCGATGGGGTGGAACGAATTCTTCCAGATAAAATCTTTTGTATCTACTCTTGCAGCAATCCTGACATCTCCCGCACCGAAATCCAGGCCAATTGTTTCAAAAAGCCTCCCTTCATCTGAGGTTCCTGTATCGGGTTTAATCTGAACATGGATTCTTGATTCTTTCTCCGGTAAATCGATGTATCCTGAATCCGGATCTACCTTTTTTCCGCCTTTTTTAGTTTTCAGGGGAACTTTAAACGAGTCGGGGGAATCATGTGCAAGCCATTCCGCCATCTTTTTTAAGGACCAGAACTGAGCGATCTCCGCCGGTTTGAAATCATCGCCAACGCTTTCCGGGATCATTGCCGGCAAGAGTTTTTCATCCGGAAGGTTGCACCATTCGTTGTCCCCGGTTTTTGAAGGACGGATCGGATAAACGGCAGGTTCATTCTTATCAGTATCGTTAACAACTATGTCGAGGGGTGCCGGAAGATACAGACTTTCAATATTATTCTTATTGTATAGCGGCAGCGGTCCGGAAACCGAGACTTTTTTGAGTTTGGCAACTGTAACAGGATCAAAGCCATTTCCGTTCATTTTACCCAGCATTGTTCTTACGGAGCCGGCCAGAACGGACGGGTACGGCCAGTCAAGAGATTTCATGCGAATGCCTAACCCGAAAGGACGGGCATCCCGTGCAATGATTGGATCATGGGGATCGATAGATAGATGGATTTCACTCATAAATTGTCACCACCTGTCGCCGCAGAAGCAATACGGCTCGCAATGATGATTTCTTTTGCCCTCCGGTGAAGAGTTTCTGCAGAGTCTACTCCTTCCATGATCTTCCGGATATTTTCACCCGAGATCTCTGTTGTTCCGTGGCCTGCGGATTTGCGTTTGAGGAGCCTCGACAGATCTTTTTCAAGCAGTTCTGCGGGTGGCGGGCTGCCCCACTCTTTGTATTCCCTGGTCATTTGCAGCATTTCATGCCCGGCTTTGTCGGGGATCTCGTCTTTTTTATGCATACCGGTCCATTCGTCAAGGCGTTCATCCATACTGTTATTCCCGGGTTCTTTCCATTGTTCCCTGATCTTTAACGGTTCTCCGCCGCTTCTTGTATGCAGGTGAAGTGCCAGACCGTTTCTGTCCGGTTTTTTTGCCGCTTTTTCAGCTTGGCGGCCGTAATCGAGAAGGTCTTCAAGAGGATCGTTTTTGTGTCCTATGGCAATCCCGACAGAAAATGTAAGTCCTTCGACTGTCTTTCCAAATTCGTCATGAAGTGCCCGTGCCGCCTTCAGGCATGTATCTACAGGGAGAAAGGCGATCACATCGTCTCCGCCGGAATAGACCATGACTCCATGATAATCCTTTTCAACGATTTCTCTGGCTTTTCCGGCGAACGCTGACAATTTTTCAGAGAATTTATAATGTTCGTTCGAGGATTCAATATTGGCAATTGCCCTTCCCATATGATCCCCGTCGG
Above is a window of Methanolacinia paynteri DNA encoding:
- the cmr4 gene encoding type III-B CRISPR module RAMP protein Cmr4 yields the protein MSNNTKMYWIQTITPLHVGAGKEVGFVDMPIMREKVTNWPLVPGSAVKGVMRDHFGENEKYKKDINAVFGKPDDENGDSFAGALVLTDAHIVCMPLRSLYGTFAYVTCPLVLARLKRDLEASGYEGLPEVPKVPVLNEQSGSEFALCTTNSSIVSNGKIFLEDLDFVNNTADNWADKISEIIFPDDDNWKEIFRSHFVILSDDSFTFLSETGTEVAAHITIDDETKTAKGKALWYEEALPAEAILAGAAWCDRVFENKNLTKEEIFRDFCTETLDLQIGGKATVGKGRVKCSFTQG
- the cmr3 gene encoding type III-B CRISPR module-associated protein Cmr3 — translated: MSEIHLSIDPHDPIIARDARPFGLGIRMKSLDWPYPSVLAGSVRTMLGKMNGNGFDPVTVAKLKKVSVSGPLPLYNKNNIESLYLPAPLDIVVNDTDKNEPAVYPIRPSKTGDNEWCNLPDEKLLPAMIPESVGDDFKPAEIAQFWSLKKMAEWLAHDSPDSFKVPLKTKKGGKKVDPDSGYIDLPEKESRIHVQIKPDTGTSDEGRLFETIGLDFGAGDVRIAARVDTKDFIWKNSFHPIGGERRLAFWESGRDPGWECPGEITGALEGKKYARMILATPAVFSNGWLPGWLDKETLCGTPPGLPENIEQKFTLTLKSACVGRWKPLSGWDLQKKGPKPIRRLVPAGSVYFFEVTTGDPKDIAEKLWLRPVSDTIDDQNYSTDGFGLALWGVWNADDKMK